CTTGCGCCCAATGTGCGTTGGCGCGATTGTCGGGGCAACCTTCGCGCAGCCACAAGTAATACGCCGTTTCGCGGATCAGGGCTTCGGTCGGTTCATTGCTGTGGAAATAGTCGCACGTTCCGCTGACGGCATCGTAGGGCAGGGCGGCGAATCTGTCCCGCCCCGGTGTCGGTTGGGTATGCCGATAGCAGTCGGCGCGTAGCGGGCATAAGTCACCGTAGCAATACAACATGATTCGATTCCTGATGGGTCAATAGTGCGCAGAGTGTATACTGACTGCGCGATGGACGTACATGGAGAACAAGAATGACGAAGGTAAAACCGTGGTGCTGGCAACTCGCCGCGAATGGTAACGGGCCTGATTGGTTGCTGTTGGCGCACGTTACCCCTGACAGTATTGCAGCATTGGCGCAGGCGTTGGAAAACACTACCCTCGATGGCTACCGCTTGTGTAACGATACCCCCTACACTTTGATGGATAGCGCAAATGCGGATGCCTATTTGGGTAATCTGACGGGCAACGATCCGCGCAATATTTGGGTATACAACGTTGTCGAAATCCAAGGTGATTTGATCAAAATTGAGAGCGGTTACGGGGGCCGTGGCGATGTTAACAATCAGGTGGAAACCGATTTTTTGCTGCATTTGTTCGCCCTGCTAAACATCACTTTGCAATCTTGGCAAGTGTTGGCAGGGGGCGAGGGCTACGATTACGTGGTCAGTGCGGCGGGGACGGATGCGGGGAGTTTTAGGGCGTATCTCTCCACCGGATTACGCTGATACAGCATCTTTACCTATCTTTACATACGATTTACCCACCTTTACGTCAGCCTGCGCCACACTCTTGTCATGGAAATCACTCACAGGATTATGTTCATGGCATCGACTCCGCAACGCCTGCTGATTAGCCTCGCTGTTTGCATGGCAACTGTCGCGTGTACGCCCGCCAGCATTCGCGATACTCCCACGCCCACCAGTACCGTTCAAATTCAGCCCAGCAATGCGCTGGCACGCAAACCCATCCAAGCCGCATGGTGGCAAACCTTCAACGACCCGCTCATGACCGCGCTGATTCAAGAAGCCCTGCAAGCCAGCCCCGACATCAAAACCGCGCAAGCCAGCCTGCGAGCTGCCCGTGCGCAACGTGCGATTGCCGGAGCAAGTTTGCTCCCCAGCCTCTCCAGTGG
The DNA window shown above is from Candidatus Thiothrix sulfatifontis and carries:
- a CDS encoding DUF2934 domain-containing protein, translating into MLYCYGDLCPLRADCYRHTQPTPGRDRFAALPYDAVSGTCDYFHSNEPTEALIRETAYYLWLREGCPDNRANAHWAQAYQNLCLSTGRVKPCKKL